The genomic stretch atAATCTGAGCTTTTTAATCTAGAAAAGGCACAGAGATGTAAAAGAGGAAGCAATGTTGCCTAGATAGCCAATTATATATTGTGGCTGCAGACTAAGGTGTCATGGCAGCAGGGaagagattggaaaaaaaaatgagaaatgaagaaaatggaagcatatttgagagaaaaatagCGAGACTGTCTTGATGATGTTGTTTGTGGTATGGAAACAAAATATCTGGGGAGGCATGCAAGTGACAGGCTCTTCGTCGTGTTCATTCCTAGGCTAAACATTTTCTCTGCTTGGTACAGAAAAGCATCACTGCATTATGATCATCATAGGAGCATACTATAAGATTTTGGGGATTCTGATGGTGGTGGTGTAAAATATGGactaaaaatattgttaaacCAAACCTATCTGATCATTAGACCTATCTATGGAAATTTGTAAAAGCTCAAAATCATAGGCCCCCATCCCAGTCCAACAGAATCAGTGTTTTTTCATGTTTAGGACCTATGGATCTGTACTGCAGCAAGCAAATACACAAAAGCAAAACACTCCCAGAAAATCTGATCCAGCTAGTCCCAGGACCAATGAATGGGAATCACTgaacaggagagaagaggaaCTAAGGACAATAAGACAAAGAGTGCCAGTGTGAAATGATAAAGGCTTAGACTGAGGCAGTGTAAATGGACAGAAAATGGATTCCAGAGACATTTCTGAGACAAATCAGAAACACTGGCtaattgattagatattaaaataaagatgacagTGAAGTTTCAACTTGAGCAACTATCTTGTACATAAAGGGTGATTTCACTAGCCATGATAgggaatgaagaaaagggaagcatATTCGAGCAAGAAGATAATGAGCTTGGCTTGATTATGTGTTGTTTGTAGTTGGGTGGAAGTATCTAGAAAGTAGGTAAAATTTTAGATATGGGGAAAGGCAAGACTCaagataaaaaaagttttaaagatttttattaaaatatatctaacacacaatatgatattagtttcaggtgtacatcatagttattcaacagtagccacctagcactatacagagttactaccacattattggttatattccctatgctaaagaagtgatgaCCATAAGTaaagcaaccatctgacattgtaccatgctatcacaatattattgatcttttacccccttttaaaatttttcaattagagttgacattcaatattattttatattactttcaagtatatacaagtaacatagtggttagacatttatataatttaggaagtgatcctcctgactagcaccacctggcactatacatagttattaccatattattgattatatttcctagaCTTTGACTAGgaaatgactattttgtaaccaccaatttgtatttcttgatcccttcattttttcaccctgcccccaaacccccttctatctatcaccccaatagatctagtacccatctgacaccatacatagttattacaatattattgactatattcctcatgctataccctacatccccatgactactttgtaacaaccaatttgtacttcttaatcccttccccttttcacccactcctaaccctcctcccatctggcaaccatcaaaaggtccgctgtatctatgagtttgttttctctttcatttgtttattttgttctttggattccacttataagtgaaatcatatgacatttgtctttcactgtcttaCTCAGTAcattcagcacagtaccctctaggtccatccatgttgttgcaggtggcaagatttcattcttttattggctgagtaatatttcattgtatatatgtaccacctcttctttatccatctatccattcagggacacccaggttgccttcatatcttggcttatgtaaataatgaacatatggatgagcatatcccctcaaagtagcattttgggtttgttcagataaatacccagaagtgggattactaggtccttctttgtctcttgttatagtttttattttaaagtctattttgctgGTATAAGTactactaccccagctttttgtttctttgtttccattttcatgaaatatctttttccatccctttactttcaatctgtgtgtgtcttccaatCTGAAGTGCGTCTCCTGTAGGAattatatgtaagggtcttgttttcttatctattcagccaccctatcttttgattgaagcatttaatccatttccattgaaagtaattgttgataggtatgtagttattgccattttatcattcatattttttactttttgtcttaaaaaagtccccttaagattccttgtaatactggtttggtggtgatgaactcctttagctttttcttgcctgggaagctctttatctgtccttcgattctaaattgTAGCTTCGCTggctagagtaatcttggttgtaagtccctGCTTTGCATCCAAGgaatttcctgccaattccttctcacctgcaaagtttctgttgagaaatcagctgacagtcttatgagggctcccttgtaggtaactaaccacttttctcttgctgcttttaagattctctctttgtctttaacttttggcattttaattatgatgtgtcttggtgttggcttctttgggttcatcttgtttgggactctcttcgcttcctgggcttgtatatctatttccttctccaagttaggaaagttttctgtcattatttcttaaaataggttttcaattcctcgcTCTGTCTATTCTCCTTCTTGTactcctataatgtgaatgttggtatgcttgatgttgtcccagaggccccttaaactctcaactttttggattcttttctctttttgctgttctgattgggtgttttctgctaccttatcttttacatcactggtttgatcctctgcttcatctaatctactattgattccttgtaatgtattcatttctgttattgtattctttatttctgatccagttcttttttatgttttctatctccatttttatatttcctatctctttgccgaagttctccctgagatcattgagcatccttataaccagtgtttggaactctgcggtCTGGTAcgttgtctccattttgtttagttctatttctggaactttgttctgttcttttatttgggacatgtttctttatctccccattttggctgcctcactgtgtttgtttctatgcattaggtagggctgctatgtctttcggtcttagtagaatggccttatgtagcaggtgtgctgtggggctcagtgatgcaatcttcctggtcacttgagccacgCACTCAAGGTaagtcccttgtgtgggttgtgtgtgccctcctcttgcagttgagccttggttgctatttgcatattAATAGGAGGTACTGACTTTTAGgtgtaaggactggctgtgactacagtggaggagttgtggtgcaggggctgaccctacagagcaggatctgcctctgcagggctctggtgcctgcccaatctgccctttgggtatgtcattcTTGGAAGCAGCTGGGTGATCGATGCTGGCCACTAGGGGAGCCAGCCCCAGGACtgccttggaggggatctgctgcagGTCAACTTCAGGTGCAGCCCATGctccacctggggccacctggcaggggCCACAAAGAAATCCGCAGTTGGCTGCTGCCCATGCCGTGCTTGGAAGTCCCTCAAGAGGCTGGCTGTCACTGGTGGtgggcttagagctgctcagccagaggtgcagaacatgctcaagccagattctgcttgtctgggttccacaaacctttgagagaccctagggaaagtctgcagcatgatcTAAAGCAGGCatttttgtatgaaaaagccactggaagcggcttgggtgtgcctgaaagttgggtgggcggggtcttgaatcaccagggtgtggtgaACGAATACAGGAGACTCAGACATGGTGGCCTTCTGTGTCTGCGCACGTGGAGgagggagggttcaacaaagaagcaatgaTCTCTGCCAGTtcctccgtccaggagaaagctgcccctccagcccgtcccaagccagacaactcagttccccaccatatgccCCTGCTGCCTTTCTAGTtgctccccagcactggagctcaaagtaagtccatgcacggtctctttaagaggagcaGTTGGGACTCCGGCCGCCCTTTGTCtcattcagtcacaatctccgctagttttcacaaccagaaattatggggacttttctccccagcacaggaaccctgggctggggtggggctacgacctctctctcctccagaGAGGACCTCCACAtctgaggtatccctcctgatttttaatggtcacacgcaagtgtgggaccagcctgtttggcatctctgcccctcctaccagtctcgaggtggcttcttctgcatgtctttaGTTACAGGGCTTTGGTtaagcaagattttaggtgattctcatgAAGGTTGttttgtagttgtaattttgacgtggCCGTAAGAGAAGGTaatcacagtgtttacctactgtgccatcttgactggaattcCTAAAGATAAAGATTTTAAAGGCATTAACACACAAGTGTCTTGGGAGGGAATAGGGAGAGATTACtttggaggtaaaaaaaaaaaaagaaagaaaactgtctaATAGTTGACAGGGAAAACTGTGGCAGGACAAACATTAACACATGACCTTTACTCCTCTAATTGCCAGTCtgattttccttcttatttcttttcctaaaaaggAAGGATTCACCTTGCTGAAGAGAGTCTAAATTAATCTATATAACAAAGAAATGAGGAGAAGGCAGGGACAGAGGggaatggggaagagaaagaatctGCATGGGGCTAGATGTCAAGAGAGACTTGAGGGACATGTGgaagtttctgtttcctttgagtGTAACTTGGTGCATATGACACGGAACACATTTTACAATTTGGCCTTAAATCCTCATCATAAACCTTATCTCAGCATTCCTGCAAGGATACTTCATACTATAACTACAGAAGATCGTTTGCTATTCCAGAATTTAATTTGCACTATACTCTCTCATCTTTACAAATGCTGTGTCTTGTTTCAATTACGCTTGCTTTTCTTCCTAATTGTATTGGTTATCTATTGcagtataacaaattacccccaaatttaaTGGCTCATAACAACATTCTTGCATTGTTGTAGATCAGGAACTGGGTCCTTTGCTTCAGAGCTCTCACAGAGTTGCAATCAAAGTGCTGACCAGGCCTATATTCATCTCAAGGATCTACTAGGGAAGGAACAAATTCCAAGTTCACTCATATTTTGAcaggaaaacataagaaagaacaatAATCTGAGCTTTTTGATCTTGAAAAGGCACAGAGATGTAAAAGAGGAAGCAATGTTACCTAGATAGCCAATTATATATTGTGGCTGCAGACTAAGGTATCATGGCAGGATTTAGTTCCCTGTTTGCTGTTGGCTAAAGGTTGCCCTCACTACTTTCCCATATGGAACCCTCCATTGGAGCAGCTCAGAAAATTGCAACTTGCTTCTTCAGAGCAAGCAAAAGAGAAGAACCAAAGATAGACAGTGCTAGCAAGATACAAGACATAATCTTTTAGACCTAATCTTGGATGACTCTCTCCAAGATCCAGACAGATCTTTGGGGCAATGGTGTGGTAAAATCATCCATTTACAATTGGTTCCCAAACACTGGAGTCCATTTTGTTGACCTGCTCTGGCCTAATATTGAATGATGTAGActtaataaagataatattttaaggtGCTTGTTCTGGCAGCAAGAAACAAAATAGactgaataaatacatttcaggATAAGTTGATCAGTTAAGATGTTATTATACTAACCTATATATGAGATAACATGGAACTTAGACTGAGATGATAATATGGAATGGGTAAGATAGGGTAAACTCAATAGAACTATAGTGCAGTAGCTAAAACCTAAGGTTCTAAAATCAGACAGTGGATTTGAATCCCTCCTCTGTAGTTTATGAACTacgtgaacttgggcaagttatttcacctctctgggactgttttctcttctgcaaaattGAGATGATATTAGTATCTGTCTTTAACATTTATCTTTTAGAATCATTGTGAGGCTTacatgatataataaatataggaCACTTATAGTGCCTAGCACACACTACATAAGAACtcaaaatagagataaaaaaattaaatgaggagaaattttaaagaaagtacaGGATACCATGACAGGATGCTttaggagacagaaagaaatctcTTCATATGATCTGGCCTTGAAGACCAGAAGGAATACTGAAGCATTTTGATATGGAAATTATTGAGTTCAGGTGCCATTACTGCGGTACACTCATTTCTATGGGAGATATTCTATGTAAATGTGGAAGTACAGGATTGGAAcaccaaagaaaaataacaattggTAATGTTGATTTGGCAATCATCTGAATACAGGTGATAATTGAAGGTATTGAGTGCATGAGctctccaaatatttaaaaataaaagcagaggtCTAAGGACAGAGCTTGAGAAGCAGCCAAAAAGGAGAATCCTGGAAGATGAAGCTTTAATCTTAACTGCACTCTTAATTGCAAGTGACCCATTGTTCCTCTGTATTCTACACTGATATAATTGTATGTAGTAATGTATTATGAGGAAAAGCAGGTGAGTAGTAGCCAGGAAATCTGGATCCTAACCCAGTTTAGTTAATTTTCTCTGTAGTCCTCAGGTGAATCACTTCCCATCTTTGgatctcactttcctcatctataaaagaagAATGTTGGATTAGGCAGTTCTTTCAACTTTATGATTTTATGAATTACAACAGGAAGTTAGAAATATTTACAATCCACAGCCACTAAAAGCCTTCCTCACATATTCCCACAGTCTTGTCACAGATGTTTAGTGACCTTACAGAAAGCGGGAGGCATTGGACATACTTTCCtagaaaaatatcatttcaaaagtCTCTCAAATTTCTCTGGTCTTCACTACAGGGCTGtgtttattacaatttttttgaaGCATTTGTGTTTTAATTGGAAAATACCTATATAAACTATGAAAATCTGAATACACATTACAAATTGTAAGATTCATTACAAAAGGATCCTTCTTATAAAAGGATTAACTCAGAGGTTTTTTCTTCCATAacttttactatttatatttatggTTTCCTACAAacatttttcctactttttttaatataagaaaaataaaggtttccCTATCCAGctacaaaaaaaattcataactcCATTTCCAAAGAGAATTTCTAATCTCTTCTACTATGGCTTTTATGATCATCCTTATTACTGTCTTATTCTATTTTACATTCTAGTTAATTCATTATGCTTgtgcaaaattaagaaaaaagctGTAGAAATGAGAAGGAACTATCTAGAGATGTCAATAACACTAATTTAatgctaattttaaatttgtcttgTAGTCTCTCCTATAGTCCAATCCTCACTACATTCTCCATGAGGTATGAAAAGGAGTAATGgccccatttttataaaattgaaggcAATCTGTAGAGTGGTTTTCCTGACTCCAAGACTCAGATTAGGCTGAAATAGAaggccttttaaaatttaaataggtATGTTTTTCCCcctcaactttattgaggtataattggtaCTCAATAAACTACatgataaaagtttaaaatttgagaagtttcGACATATTTATACACCTGTGAAACAATCACTCtaatcaagaaaatgaacatatccatcaaaCCAAAGAGTTTCCTCCTGACCCTTTGTGATATCACCCTCCCACCCATCTCCACCCCTATGTTTTCACTCCATCTCCCATCCccaagcaaccactgatctgcctTTTGTAACTAGTTTGGCTTTTCTAtcagtggaatcacacagtatatatTTGGAGAGGGATCTGGCTTCTTTGactcagaataattattttgagatccatccatgttgttgagtGTTATCAATCATTCATTCCTTGTTATTGCTGAGTAGGATTCCActgtgtgaatataccacaatttgtattccatttacctgttgatggacatttgggttgtttatagTTTGAgcctattacaaataatgctactatgaatatttattgaatatttatatacaagtCTTTGTGGGTAAGCACCTAGGAGTGACATGGCTGGATCCTATGGTAAGGTGTATGTTTAGCTTTTTTAAAaggccaaactgttttccaaaatagttgtatcattttacattcccaacatgTTGTATATGAGGATTCCAGttgtttcacatccttgccaaaactttttaaagttaaaaagatgatcagtctttttaattttagccattctagtgatTAGGGTGTGCAGTGATGTCTCACTGTGCCTCTAATTTGCATTCCCTAGTGagtaatgatgctgagcatcttttcatgtgcttattttgtcatccatatatcttctttggagaagtatcttgaaatcaggtagttcaagtcacttaactttgcttttctttttctttatttggagGGTAGGGAGAGATAAGTTCAgcttttattgttaaatttaacAGTTTCAAATGCTTGTGGTGATTGGACCATCATCATACAAAGTTCCACTTACTAAAATTTTAGGTAATCAGGAATTTTTTCAATTAGGTCTGCTGGTCCTAGCCCAATTCCTAGGACAGTCTGAGTGCCTGGAATCTGAGTACAACCAGCATCTTGGATTAAATTTATAGTCAGTCCTAGCATTTTCGTGTGGGTCAGTAGTTCAGCCAGAGTTTCTTCATCAGGGGCTTTGACCGCCACTTTGGGTTGGCCACAGTACTCCCACTGTTTGAGTAATTCAGGGTTTCTCCTTTGAATTTGCTCGTAGGCAGAAACAGCAGCGTGGGAACACTGGACAGCCACTTTCCCTTTTCCCATCTTTCTGTCATTTCGAACCACAAGAATCATTTTGTACTCCCCACTCTCTCCTATGATGCTTGTTTCAGTTTCAGTCTCCCTGTCTGTCTCACTCACTAAGCTTCTGGGGATTGTCCTGAAGTGTACGCGGAGGCCCCAGCCCAGGCATATGCCACAAGCAACTCTGGCAGCCAAGCTCAGTACTCCAGGATGAGCCAAATATTCCATAACCAAGGATTTAGAGAGCTTCTAGAGCACCTTTCCTCGGACTTACTTGCGTCTTTGCGTTCTTCACTTCTGAGTAGCGATCACCTCAACTTTGCTTTTTTTGATCAAAGTTTTGGCTACTCTAGGTCCtgtgcatttccatataaaattagaattagCTTGATAGTTTCCACAAAGGAACCTAAGATTGTTACTGGACTTGCCTTTAAATCTAGATCAATTCAGATAATTGTATTGACTAGAATCTCCAATACTATATTTAATTGAAGGCAATTTTTACAAAGTAATATTCCTGACTCCCAGGCCCAGATTAGGCTCACCTACAGGACCTTGCtgaatttaattcaaatattcatCAAATGTTCAAAAATTGAACAATTATTGCATTCCAGGCGCTCTTCTGGTTGTCAGGGAGACAATTCTCAGGACACTCTCCACGAGGTATAAAAAAGGAGTACACAACAGACATGAATCTGGTCCTGATGAAGTCTTACCATCTTACCATCTTACTGAGGCATTTTAGAACAAGAATTAAAAGCACAGGCTCAGGGTTCAGTTGGCTTGGATTCGAATCTGACTCTGCCCCTTACTGGTTGGTTGACCTTGGAAaacttaattcattttcttaagactgtttctccatctgtaaaatgaaggtattaataatacctacctcataggatcgctgtgaggattaaacgaaTTAATCCCtttaaaatacttagaacagggcttggcacatagtaaagggctcaataaatatgatCTGCTAATTATTAGAGGGTAGGATTAGTTCTTCACAGGGTAAATCTACAAATGACTGGGGAAGGACAGGTATGGAAACATTAACAAGCATAAAAAGTTTACTTTAGCTGCTAAGTATAGAGGCAATAGTGTCCGCCATACCTAGGCTTAAAACCTTGCTCCActgtttattagctgtgtgactttgagtaaACTACTTAAACAGTGCAATGCCTGTAAAGTGTTTAGTATATTTGGCACACAACAAATGCTGAGTGGATAGTAATTGTTGACTGTGGATGTCCTGCAAAACCATAATATCGCCAACATGTGTTCGTAATAATAATAGCTGCGATTTATCAGGACTTAGCATTTCGGACTCTGTACTACTTAATGTCCATATAGTCTCTTTTATGCTTCTTATCTAGCTAGGTCTGGGGCATAATCGGCCCCATTTCATGGCAAGAAACCAGATATTCTTTGTGTAACTATAACCAGTGGGAGGCTGGAGGCCTAATAAGTGGTGGCTTGCAATTCAACCTTTGACCAAACCAGGGTTTGCAAAGTGGTCTTTGTCACCAGCTGGGCCTTCGACAGCCTCTTGAAGATGGCACCAGGAGAGGCAGCAGGTGGCCAGGCCGTACCCACGGCCACCCTATGGAGTCCCTACCTGGAGGAGCCTGCCAGGGGAGGCCTCTCCCGCCGCCACTTGGCCTTCACTGCCACCTTCCCTCTCAGATGGCCTCTGGGGCTCGGGCCTCGAAGATCTTCT from Rhinolophus ferrumequinum isolate MPI-CBG mRhiFer1 chromosome 11, mRhiFer1_v1.p, whole genome shotgun sequence encodes the following:
- the LOC117029680 gene encoding peptidyl-tRNA hydrolase 2, mitochondrial-like, which translates into the protein MGLLLDGRGAGTEGNHERTALRSSPQFQGIALPAAPAPPQPAAQIYRRRRYLSPATATGSHLRDAEALPPARCLETVPNLPPQRSALLSGAAAPEDLRGPSPRGHLRGKVAVKAKWRRERPPLAGSSSKMKLSKSLVMEYLAHPGVLSLAARVACGICLGWGLRVHFRTIPRSLVSETDRETETETSIIGESGEYKMILVVRNDRKMGKGKVAVQCSHAAVSAYEQIQRRNPELLKQWEYCGQPKVAVKAPDEETLAELLTHTKMLGLTINLIQDAGCTQIPGTQTVLGIGLGPADLIEKIPDYLKF